A genome region from Manis pentadactyla isolate mManPen7 chromosome 5, mManPen7.hap1, whole genome shotgun sequence includes the following:
- the CSN3 gene encoding kappa-casein, with product MMKSFFLVVNILALTLPFLGAEVPNQEQPACREKDERLLNQKTVEYIPVHYVLNSLNSSPFYEHNYYRYRPAVLVSNQNMPYPYYGKPAALRVLTQIPQWPILPIIYTSTVVRHPHPQSSLIAIPPKKIQDKTVIATINTIATVEPTLVPPIEPTVDSAVTPEALSEFTVTSTPETTTVAGTSFIV from the exons ATGATGAAGAGTTTTTTCCTAGTTGTGAATATCCTGGCACTAACTTTGCCTTTTTTG GGTGCAGAGGTACCAAACCAGGAGCAACCAGCA TGCCGTGAGAAGGATGAAAGATTACTCAATCAGAAAACAGTCGAGTATATCCCAGTTCATTATGTGCTGAATAGCTTGAATAGCTCTCCTTTTTATGAACACAATTACTATCGATATAGACCAGCTGTACTAGTTAGTAATCAAAATATGCCTTATCCATATTATGGAAAACCAGCTGCACTTAGGGTACTCACCCAAATTCCTCAATGGCCAATCCTGCCAATTATCTACACATCCACTGTGGTACGTCACCCACACCCACAGTCATCACTTATTGCCATTCCCCCAAAGAAAATTCAGGATAAAACAGTCATCGCTACCATCAACACTATTGCTACTGTTGAGCCTACACTTGTTCCTCCCATTGAACCCACCGTGGACTCTGCAGTCACTCCAGAAGCTTTGTCAGAATTCACCGTCACAAGCACACCTGAGACTACAACAGTTGCAGGCACTTCATTCATCGTCTAA